The genome window GACGTCGACATAGTATTGGTTCGACGTCGTGTTGAAGCTCGCGATCGAGGTCGCCAGGATGCTGACGACGCCCATCATCAGCATCGTCATGATCACGGTGACGAACGTCGCTTCGACCAGAGTGAACCCGCGTTTCTTCATGGTCATCCTTTCGCGATCAGAGCCGTGACCGTCAGGTTGCCTTCGCTCGGTTTGGCGACGCCACCGGTCCATTTCAAGGTCACGGTCACTTGCTTGACGTCCGAGGAGTACGGGTCCACGGATATCGTCGCGGTCGTACCGACGTAGTGGTCGTCGATCTTGTCGGCCTTCTGGAACGAATAGGGCGCCGTCTTCGGCGATTCGTCGATGATCCCCGCGGCCAGCAGTTGGTCGTACGTCAGGCGTCCGTATCCGACCGACCGGAGCTGATCGATCTTGTGCTGGACGATGCTCGAGGCTTGCTGGTACTGGCCGACCATGTGGCCGGTGTTCATAGCGGTCGGAAGGTAGGCGGCGAAAACGGTGGCTGCCGTTCCTAAAGCCAAGATCGCGATCAGGACCTCGAGCATGGAAAACGCGCGTCGTGTTCGGACAATCGGTCGGATCGGCACCTTCGGAATCTCCTTTCGGGCCGGACCAGGCTCCTATTCTTACCGGGTGGGGCTCAGCCGACAGATCGGCCGCACTCCCGGGGTCCAGGGCTCTCTTTCCCGATCCCCTCTTCCGATGAACCGGTACTTCACCCTGTTCTCGACAAATTCCGGACAGAAGTGGTCGGCGCGGCCGGAGTTGACCCTTGTGGGAGATGTGGACCGGCCGTGCCAAAATCGATCGTCATGGGACCCATCACGGCGCTGCTTGCGCTGACCGTCCTGGTCTCACCGAGCCGTGTCCAGGACAGGCCTTACGACCGGGACATCGCAGAGTTCCGAAAGCTCGACGCAGCCCGTCGACCGGAAAAGGGTCAGATCCTCTTCATCGGCAGTTCGTCGTTCACGCGATGGGCCCGCCTTCAGGACGCCTTCCCGGGACGACGCGTCTTAAACCGGGCTTTCGGCGGTTCGACCCTCCTCGATGTCCGCGCTCGGTTGGAAGACGTCGTCTTTCCTTACCAACCCGGACAGATCGTGCTGTACTGCGGCGAAAACGACTTCGCCGCCGACAATGGTTTGGCTCCGGACGCGGTCGTCGGGCGCCTGATCGACCTGTTCCGGACGGTGCGCGCCCGCCTTGGTGCCGTGCCGTTCGTTTACGTCTCGATGAAGCCGAGCCCGAGCCGTTGGCACCTCGCCCCGAAGTTCCGGTCGGCGAACGACGGGATCCGCGCCTTCCTAGGCAAGCAGTCGAAGACGGTTTACGTGGACGTCTGGCCCGTGATGCTAGGGAAGGACGGCCGGCCGCGCGAGGAGTTGTTCGTCGACGACAAGCTTCACATGAACGATAAGGGGTACGCGCTCTGGACGCCGCTGCTGGACAAAGTCCTCGTACGACCGGTACGGGCGACGGACCGGTCGAAGAGGGACGGTCCCGGAGAGGTGCCCTGGTGGACGGGAGGTCGTCCCACCGCACGGAGCTAAAGCTGCCCGGTCCTATAGCCTTGACATTATATAACGAATATGTTATATAATGATGCCGCTATAATCGGACGAACGATGGTCGACCTGAACACCGCCTTTGCCGCCTTAGCCGATCCGACGAGAAGGGCGATCCTCGCCCGGCTCGTCCAGGGAGAGGCGACCGTGATGGACCTGGCCCAGCCCTTCGACATGAGTCAACCGGCCGTATCGCGGCACCTCAAAGTGCTGGAAGGGGCGGGACTGATCGCCCGCCGGGTGAAGGGCACGACCCGCCCGTGCCGGATCGTGCCTCAGGCGTTGAGCGACATCGACGGTTGGCTGCACGATCTCAGGCAAGGGCTGGAAGCCAACTACGGACGGCTCGACCGCGTCCTGTCCGACTTAAGCGCGAAGGAAAACGCACCATGAGCAAACTTGAGCTGAAACTCGAAGGCGACACCGACGTCGTCGTGACCCGACGCTTCGCGGCACCTCCGGCACTGCTGTACAGGGCCCACACCGATTGCGAACTGATCCAAAAGTGGCTGCTCGGTCCGGACGGATGGAGCATGCCGGAGTGTCGGAGCGATGCCAGGCCGGGCGGTCAAATCCGGTACGAATGGCGGAACGCCGAGGGCCACGGTTTTCACCTGACCGGAGAGTTCATCGAACTCGAGGCACCGCGCCGGATCGTACACGTGGAACGGATGTTCTTACCGGATCCGACTCCGGACAACCGTGTCGAAACCGTCTTCGAAGCCGACGGAGAAGGGACGGTCATGACGATGCGCATGTCGCTGCCGAGCGCCGAAGTCCGAGAAGCCATGTTATCGACAGGCATGGAACACGGAATGGAAGCCAGCTACGTCCGGCTCGAGGAGTCGGACTGGAGAGGCTGGTAAGACGCGTCCCAGGCCGTCCAGACCCGTCTGGGCGGCCCTAGACCCAATCGACGTCGATGCCTCGTAGCATCAGCAGTTCCGAAAGCTGCCCGACATGTCCTTGAAGGTGGCGCAAGTTCAGCAATTGGTGCGACGCCTTAGACTCCTTCGGATACCAGGAGAAGCCGCTCGAAGGGCGGTCGAGATCGAGCGCGTCGACCGTCGCGTCGACGAGACCGTCCACGAACACCAAGTAGGCGATGACGTCTGCAGGACGGCACGGTCCGGTCCCGGTCGCGAGTTCGTAAGGTTCGAGGTCCCAGGGTGCGCGCCACATCCGCTCGAACTCGGGCCGGCGGGAAACGGCCAGTTCCGACGGTGGTGGCTTGAACGCTTCTTCGTCTTGTCCGAGATAGAGGTGGGTGAAGTAGACGGTATGGAAGGCGATGCGCCAGAAAGGTCGCTCGACGCCGTTCCATTCGGACCCCGTGTCCTGTGACGGTCCGGCCGGCGGGTTCGGAGCCGTCCAGAGCTCCACGGGGCAGCGTTCGACGGCCTGCAAGAGCATCGCCAGGCCCGAGTGGTAATTCTCTTTCAACGCCCTCTTGAACACCATGTTCCGAGCATACCGAGCCAACGTTCCGGGTTCAGGAACGGGTTTCGACGACGACGGTCAGGCTGACTTCGTCGCCCTCCTGGAGGGACTCGGCCCTTCGGACTTTGTCCTTGATCGGAACCAGATAGAGACCGTCCTTGGGGAACAGGGACGTCGTCCATTCGGTCGCTCTGCATCGGACTCGAACCGGAATCACGCCCCAACCATAGGTCACCTTGGAAGACACCTCTTTGATCCCTTGCGACTCTTCGGCAGGGACGGTGACGAAGTGGAAGGGGGCGGGGCCGCGCCAGTACCAGATGCTCCCGGTCACTTCGATCGTCATGGGGCGAGTATAGCGGAGCCCAGTAGAGAAGTCCGGTGCGACGGGAGCGCGTGACCGGCCGTCCTGGGAGTCATGGGTTCCGAAGGAAGTCCGTTCGCGGCGCTGACGCTCATCGTCGCTCCTGCGATCCTTACGAACGCGTGTTCGGTCTTGATCCTGAGTACCAGTAACCGACTGGCAAGGACCGTCGACCGTGCGCGCGTCTTGGTCGGGCAGATCGAAGCGGCGGCTCCGGGGACGGTGTCACACCTTCTCGAAGCCCAGAGGTCGGCCGAATCGCGGGCGATCATGTTAGCCAAGGCGCTCCGGCTCACCTACAGCTCGCTCGGTGGCTTCGCCGGTGCGGCGTTGGCATCGGTTTTCGGAGCCGTCTCCACGACCGGGCCGGCCTGGCTCGAAACGCTGCTCCAAGGGCTGGCGCTGCTCTTGGGCTTGGCCGCCGTCAGCGGTTTGACGGCCGCGGCCGTGATCCTCGTCCAGGAGTCTCGGGCCACGGTGGCGCAGCTTCAGCGCGAGAGCGAGCAGATGGAACGGCGCCGTTCGTCGTATTGAGCGGTAAAGGGCCCGATCATGGGGCACTGACCGTCCGTGCTTCGTCTGAGTCAGTAGACATGTCGATCGTCCTGCCTTTGATCGCGACGGCCGTCTTCCTTCAATCCCCGATGGAAGGCTCGTTCTCCGGAACGGTCACGTACCGGAGCCGGATGGCCTTGCCGACCGGATCCGTCCTCGTCGTCGCCCTCGACCGGTTCGCCGGTCCGGACCATTCGAACGTGACGGAAGTCCGGATGAACTTGGGTGGAAAGCAGGTCCCTGTCGCGTTCGCGTTGCCCTACACCGGTCTCAAGACGCAAGGAACGCGGTACGGCGTGAGGGCCGAAATCCGTCATGAAGGCCGAGTCCTCTTCTCTTCGCCGTCGACGCGTTCCGTACAACCGGGTCAGAAGTCGAAAATCGGACTTGTCCTCGTCCCTGCGGCTCAGGCCGACACTCCGAAGATCGTCGACACCCATTGGGAACTCATGGCCTTGGACGGGAAGCCCATCGGGTCTCCTGAGCGTCCGCCGACCCTCGCCCTTTCCCGCGACGGGAAACTCCAAGGGTTCGGCGGCGTCAACCGCTTTGGCGGCAGCTATGTGCTTGGCGAAAGGTCGGCTCAATTCGATCCCGGACCGATGACTTTGATGGCCGGGCCGCCCGAACTGATGGATACCGAGTCCGCGTTCGTACGGATCCTGCCGTTGGCCAATCGGGCCGAAGTGTTCGAAGGCGAGCTCGTCCTCCTTCGAGGGGAAAGAGAGCTCGCCCGGTTCCGCAAGTCAAAGGGCGCAGGTTAGACCGTCGATCAGGCGTCCTCACGATTTTCGCCGACGGGCGAAAAGTAGCGTCCAGGGCGCCAGAAGGAGCCATGCCGGCGGCTCCGGAACGATGGTCTGATAGAAGTGGCCGTGGGAGGCCGTGGCCCCGCTTTCGGTTTCGTCGCCGGCGCTGACGGAGGCCGAAGCCTTGTCGTCCGCGACAGCGAACATGTACCAGACGTACTTCTGTTCCTTTGTCGGGTCCGGCTCGGTCTGAACCCGGGTGTCGATAAGGCTTTTCCTGCCTTTAGACTTACCGTCCTTGTCAAAGACCTCGAACGTTCCTTCACTGACGACGCTGGACTGTTGTTGCTTGACTTTCGCCTTTCCTTTGGCCGTTCCTAGCGGGTTCATTTCCGAGTCGGACCAAACACCTTCAATGTCCATTTCCTTCTCGTCAGCCCTGTTGAGCCAGGAAACCGTTCCGGTGGCGACGTAGTCGAGTTCACCTGCACGGATCATGGAGGTCCAAGCCCAGACCGGGCCGGCCGTGCGGACCGCCGTCGTCGACGAGCGGAACTCCAGGCCGCCTAAGGTCTGTCCCGGAAGGGTGCGGGTCGAAAAGACTCCGGCGCCCCAATCCAGGTCGCTGACGTACAGGACGGTGTCGTCGACCGTCCACGGGACGAACGCGCTGAGGAAAGCGCTGTCGATGGACTGGGCGTGCATGAACGACTCCGACGCCAAGTCCCATTCGTTGAACTGACCGCTCGCGACGACCGCCAATCCTGCGGACAGCAGGCTGAGGGAAGCGCGTTTGAGGACACGCACGTGTGCCATAGTTGTCTCCCTTGTCGGGGGCTGCAGCCCTTCCTTTCTACGCCGAAGCGCGTGCGGACCGGCTGTCTCGTCCCAAAGGCCCGTGCCCCCGTGCCCTCTAGAGCAGAGTAACATCCCGGCCGTGACGCCGACCGAAGCCCTGCTCGACTCCTGGAACCGTCAATGCCGGATCGTGGACAACATGGCCCGGATCGTGACCCCGGACCTTCTGGACGCCAAACCGTCCGAGGACGGCTGGACGGTGGCGTTCCACTTGGCCCACATCCATGGGACGCGGCGTTACTGGCACATGAACGCGGCCGGACTCGACGCGCCCGTCGGGCCGAGCCTGTACACGTTCACCGAGGGCCAAGACCCGGTTCCTTCACGCGATATCGAGGAGATCAGGGCGCGCTTGGCAGAAAGCGCCAAGCTCGTCCACGATTGGGTGGCCGAACAGGTCGGATCGGGTGCACAAAAAGTCGGCAACTATGACCACCCCGTCTACTACCTGCAGCACATGGTGTGGCACGAAGGGTGGCACGTCGCCCTTCTCATGTTGGCCTTCCGTCTGGCCGGGCAAGAGCCGGACGAAGAGTGGGAGTGCGCCAATGTTTGGGACCTCTGGCGCTTGCCCGACTAATTGAAGTTCGGCAGGTTCAAGAACGCCTGCCACGGGCCGATCTCGTCCTTCCATAACGCAGCGAACGACTTGTAAATCTGCCCAAGGTGGTAGTGGTCGTGGGCTACCCAGCAGGCCAGAACGCTTCGCACCGTGAACGGGCCGATCTCCTCGTCGTCGTACGAACGCTCCAGGTCGTCCTCCGAGAGCCCGAGTCCCCGAAGACGGTCGATGGCCATGAGCCGCCTTTCCTCGAACTCGTCCAAGGTCTGGTCGAGCGACAGCGTCCGGATCCGGGCAAGTTCCGCTACTTCGTCCATGGGAGACACCGACTGCGGGTCAAGGACGAACTTCACCCGTTCGATCCATCCTTCGCACTCGCACAGCAACAGGTGTCCGACCGCCTGCCTCGGGCTCACGACGTCGGCGGCGTGACGGCTGGCGAGCTCCTCGTCCGTGCGGCCCTGGACGATCGTCCGCAACTCGCGGGGCGTCCGGGACAGGGGGGAAGTGTAGCGCGAAACGTCGATCGGCACGCGCCGAATCTACCTCCTCGTCCCCGTCCGGTCAGCCCGTCATCGAGGCGTGACGGCCCTCGCGGATCTCTTCGATCATCTTCCGGTTGAAGGCCGGCAGATCGTCCGGCTTCCGGCTTGTGACCAGGCCTTGGTCCACGACGACCTCTTCGTCGACCCATTCCGCTCCTGCGTTGGTCAGATCGCTCTGCAATGACGGCCACGATGTCATCCGTTTTCCGTTCACGGCTCCGGCCTCGATGAGTGTCCACGGCCCGTGGCAGATCGCGGCGATCGGTTTGCCCGCTTCCGCGAAACCGTGGACGAATCCGACCGCTTCCGGCATCGTCCGGAGCTTGTCGGGGTTCATCACGCCGCCAGGAAGGACCAGAGCGTCGTAGTCTTCGCAATCGGCGTCGCCGAGAGTACGGTCCACCGATACCGATCGACCCCAGTCGGCGTGCTTCCAACCCTTGATCTCACCTGGCTCCGGTGCGACGACTTCGGTCGCGGCGCCCGCTTCCTCTAAGGCTCGCTTCGGTTCGAGCAACTCTGATTCCTCGAACCCGTGAGTGGCAAGGATGGCGACGCGTTTTCCGTTCAAGTTCATGGTTGTCCTTTCGACCGCTCTGTGGCCGGCCGTGCCCATTAGGACTCCGCCGTTACGGGCGACTGAGAACGGGCGGGCCTAAAGCGGGACGTCGTTAGAGAAAGCACTTACACAGGAAATCGATCGTTCTCGACCATGCAAGGTCGTCTTCGGCGAAGGGGCCCATGACATACGCATTCGGCCGACCGAGATCGGTCTGCCCCGTTCCTGAGTCGAAGAATGACGGCGCAGACGTCGTCCGGACGATCGCTCGACTCACGGAGCGCCCAATGGGCTCCGTACACCTGGAAGGAGTGGGAGGTCTCGAGGATGGTGCAGGACCTTGGATTCATAAGTAAGTGAACACTCACTAATATATGGTACAACGGACGAGTGGAAGGCAAGAAGAGGATCCCGGCCGATGCCCGTAAACGACAGATCGCGTCGTCGGCCCTTCTGGTGTTCGCCAAAGAGGGGTTCGATGGTGCGACGACCCGGAAACTGGCGGAAGCGGCTGGCGTGTCCGAGGCCTTGCTGTACCGCCATTTTCCGACGAAGGAGGCCCTTTACGGCGGACTAGTCTCCGTGTTCTCGGAGCGTGCCGGTGACATCCCGGCACTCTTGACCCGTTCCAAGCCGGGGACCGGACCGCTGGTCGAAACCGTGTACTCCCTGACGCGCCTGATCCTCTTAGGCGCACCGGGCCGGCCGAAGGACGACACCGTCGACCGGTTGGTCGGACAAAGCCTTCTCGGCGACGGCACCTTTGCGGCGGGCTTCCTGTCGAGTCTCTTCGAGCCTCTCGTGCCGTATCTCAGCGCGTGTCTCAGGGCGGCGTGGGCCGAAGGAGACCTTCAGGCTCTCGAAGGGCCGCCCGAGTTGCCGTGTTACTTGATGCACCACCTTGCGGGGGCCGTCGCCCTCTTCAGGCTTCCGGGCCGACCATTGTTGCCGACCGACGACCCGGAGACTCTGTTCCGGCAGACGGTCCTCTTCTCCTGCCGCGGCCTCGGATTGACGAGTGCCGCCCTCGACCGGCACCTCGACTTCGATCGGCTCGACCGCTCGTTCGTCACGACCCTGACTCCCCCGACACCCCATGAAGACTCTTGATCTCCTCCGGTTCCTGTTGCTGAACCTGTCCGTCGTCTTTTCGGCAGGACTCCTCTTCGTGAACGTTTACAATTCCGTCGTCGACGCGGCCAATTGGGGCAGCCATCTGCCGAACTCCGTTGAAGCGGCCCGTGCCTATTTCAAGGCCGCTGATCCCGGAACGTTCTTCCGGATCGCTTCGCCGCTCAGCCAAGTGATCGCTTTAGGCGCCTTGATCGCCTGTTGGAACTGCGGTCCGACGATGCGCGCCCTCTGCGGGCTCGCTCTCACCGCCGCCGTCGCGAGCGACGTGATGACGTTCGCATATTTTTATCCGCGCAACGACGTCCTGTTCCATCGACCGTTGCAGGGCAGCATGGACGCCGTGAGGTCGGCGGTCACGCAGTGGTCGGCGATGAACTGGGTCAGAAGCGCGACTGTCGCGGTCGGGGTGCTCATGGCCCTGGCTTCACTGACCACCTTCGCCCGCACGATCGGGGTCGACGTTCGTCATGTGGCCCGTCAGGCGACAGCCTGAACGCGGTCTGACGCTGACTTGGCCCCTATGTCTTCGTGGCGTCGGGGCCTCACCTTTGTTGGAACAGGAAGACCCCGTTCTTGTTCGACGTGACGATGTCGGCCTTCTTGTCGCCGTTCACGTCTTGGACCACGAACTGTGTCCCGACGCCGGAATCCCCGTCGATGAGGGTCCGCGTCCATGCTCCGTCCCGCAGTTCGTACCGCACGAGCCAAGCCGGTTCCTCCGAGCCGACGTCGACTCCGGGGGCGTGGGCCCACTTCCTCTTCCCGGTGACGAGGTTCCATCGGCCGCCGAACCGGACGAGCACGGCCGCGTGCGTGACGGACAGGGTGTCGTCGATGACGGTCTTCGTGAACGTTCCCGACGGATCCCGACGGTGCCACCAGACGCCTCGGGCATGGGCCGACGTCGTCAAAACTCCTTGTCCGTCTGGCAAGACCGTCATGTGGGCGCAGTCCGGCCCGAGGTCTGAGGGCCGAAAAGTCCAAGGACCATCGACCTTCGTGGCGGGCGGCGCGTACGTGCCTCGAATCGTCAAGACGTCGTTCTTGCCGTCGCCATCGACGTCGCCGACACCAAGGCCATGGTCGTAGCGATGGGACCCCGCCCCGTCCTGAGCGCTGATCCCGTGGACCTCCCAAGGGGAATACGGATCCTTTGCAGGAGTCGCCCAAGACAGTCGCTTATCGTCCGTTCCCATGACCAGCACCCTCTTCCCGTTCCGGAAGAGGTCGACAAAGAGCGGACTCTCGTTGCAGGCACTGGGTGCGACCGGGTGGACTTTCCATGGCCCGGGCTGTCCCTTTGGGTTTTGGCGCCAGGTCGCTCGCTCCCCCGGCATTCCGACCACGATCTGGTCCGTCCACCCGTCGCGGTCGAGGTCCTCGCACCAGGTGTGGAAACAGTCGCTGTAGCCCTTAGCCGGATCGATGGTCGCGAGGGGCCCGATTTCGTGCGGACGCCAGTCCGGGGCCTCGTACCACACGTTGCCGGCGACGACGTCCTGCTTGCCGTCGCGGTCGATGTCGGCGACGGCGACGCCTTCGGACACGAACCGCTTGTCAAGGACGCTCTTCGAGAACGTCACCTCGGGCTGTGGAAAGGACAGGGCGAGGAGGAGGAGCGCGGCCGTCATCGTTGCGGCCGAGGATACCGGTCCGTGAACGCTTAGGGCCCGGAGGCGGTCGAGACGACCTCTCCGGGCCGGGGCGGACGCTTAACCGAACAAGGCCGCTGCTTTGACGACGGTTTGCCACACGCCCCAACCCAGCGGCAGACCGATCAGCGTCCACGCAAGGGCGACCGTGACCCAGGACGAACGTGTCGGTCGCCAGCTCCGGACCTCGTTCGGTCCTTTGCGCGTGGACGCGACGCCCCGTTCCTTTGCCAATTCGTCCTCGGTCATGAAGTGCTTCGGGTCGACCGGTCGGACGAGGAGGTTCGCGAGGAAACCAAGAAGAAGGAGGCCGGCCAGGATCAGCATCGTCACGTTGTACGCAGCGTCGTTCGGGACGCCACGCCGTAATTGGAACTCGCGGATGTAGTTGACGAGGACAGGGCCTAAGATCCCCGCGGTCGACCATGCGGTCAGCAACCGGCCGTGGATGGCTCCGACGTGTTGCGTGCCGAAGAGGTCGGCCAAGTACGCCGGAATCGTGGCGAACCCGCCCCCGTACATCGTCAAGATCACGCAGAACAAGGCGACGAAGACTGCGACGTTCTTGGTGCCGGCCGCCGCCGGTGCGAGGGCGTAGAGCAACGTGCCGAGGGCGAAGAAGACGAAGTACGTCCGCTTGCGTCCCAAGGTGTCGGACAGTGACGCCCAGCCGATTCGCCCGAGGATGTTGAAAAGGCTTAGAAGTCCGGCGAAAGCAGCCCCGACGGTCGCTGTCCGCAAGGTCTCAGCTTCGCTCAAGGCGGACAGCGGCCCGTCGACGCCGATGAGTCGGCCGCCGAACACCTCCTGTAGCATCGGGGACGCCATTCCGATGACGCCGATCCCGGCGCTGACGTTGAGGCACAGGACGGCCCACAGCAGCCAGAACTGCGGCGTCCTGTGGGCTTGATCGACATGGACGTGGCCACGGGTGATCATCGTCGTCACGTCCGGTTCGGGCGGCGCCCATCCTTCCGGAGTCCAGTCGGGCGGCGGGACGCGGTAAAGGAACGCGCCCGACATCATCGCTACGAAATAGACCGTGCCGAGGGTCAAGAAGGTCTCGAAGACTCCAACCGACGTCGGTGATGCGAAGTGTTTGATCAAGACGTCGGCCAATGGCGCTCCGATCATCGCTCCGCCTCCGAAACCCATGATCGCCATACCGGTCGCCATTCCCCGTTTGTCCGGGAACCACTTGATCAAAGTCGAGACGGGGGAGATGTATCCGAGACCGAGACCGCATCCCCCGATGACGCCGGAGCCGATCCAAAGAAGGAAGATCTGGTGAAGGTGTATCCCCATGGCGGAGACGAAGAAGCCTCCGCCCCAACAGACCGCGGCGGCCACACCGGCCTTTCGAGGACCGTTCCGTTCGAGCCACCGTCCGAACACGGCCGCCGACGATCCGAGGAACACGAAGAACAGGGTGAACATCCACCCTAGGCTGCTGACGGACCAGTCGCCCGGAACGGGGGCCGTGATGCCGACGGCCTTGCTCAGGGGTAGCCAGAAGACGCTGAATCCATAGGCCATTCCGATCGAGAGATGGATGGCCAGGGCCGCAGGCGGCACCAGCCACCTGTTGAAACCAGGTCTAGCGACCGTTCTTTCCTTGTCCAAGAGCCCTGTGGCCCGTTGCCTTTCGACGGTGTGCGGAGCGACGTCAGGCATTGCGACCCTTCCGTTGGTGGACGTCCTGACCCTGGCCGCCTTGTCCTGCTCGAGCAGGTTTTTCATTGTCTCGCCTCCCTTAGTCCTTTCTACGAAGGGTGCGGGCGACGGTCTTGTGGTCGTTTCGGAGTCCTTGACCGAGCCGGAAGGGCCTCCGATTGCGGGCCTAGGCCCGGTCGTCCGCGCCCTCGGTCGTCAACCAA of Armatimonadota bacterium contains these proteins:
- a CDS encoding VCBS repeat-containing protein, with the translated sequence MTAALLLLALSFPQPEVTFSKSVLDKRFVSEGVAVADIDRDGKQDVVAGNVWYEAPDWRPHEIGPLATIDPAKGYSDCFHTWCEDLDRDGWTDQIVVGMPGERATWRQNPKGQPGPWKVHPVAPSACNESPLFVDLFRNGKRVLVMGTDDKRLSWATPAKDPYSPWEVHGISAQDGAGSHRYDHGLGVGDVDGDGKNDVLTIRGTYAPPATKVDGPWTFRPSDLGPDCAHMTVLPDGQGVLTTSAHARGVWWHRRDPSGTFTKTVIDDTLSVTHAAVLVRFGGRWNLVTGKRKWAHAPGVDVGSEEPAWLVRYELRDGAWTRTLIDGDSGVGTQFVVQDVNGDKKADIVTSNKNGVFLFQQR
- a CDS encoding DUF1772 domain-containing protein, with the protein product MKTLDLLRFLLLNLSVVFSAGLLFVNVYNSVVDAANWGSHLPNSVEAARAYFKAADPGTFFRIASPLSQVIALGALIACWNCGPTMRALCGLALTAAVASDVMTFAYFYPRNDVLFHRPLQGSMDAVRSAVTQWSAMNWVRSATVAVGVLMALASLTTFARTIGVDVRHVARQATA
- a CDS encoding type 1 glutamine amidotransferase, whose product is MNLNGKRVAILATHGFEESELLEPKRALEEAGAATEVVAPEPGEIKGWKHADWGRSVSVDRTLGDADCEDYDALVLPGGVMNPDKLRTMPEAVGFVHGFAEAGKPIAAICHGPWTLIEAGAVNGKRMTSWPSLQSDLTNAGAEWVDEEVVVDQGLVTSRKPDDLPAFNRKMIEEIREGRHASMTG
- a CDS encoding DinB family protein translates to MVFKRALKENYHSGLAMLLQAVERCPVELWTAPNPPAGPSQDTGSEWNGVERPFWRIAFHTVYFTHLYLGQDEEAFKPPPSELAVSRRPEFERMWRAPWDLEPYELATGTGPCRPADVIAYLVFVDGLVDATVDALDLDRPSSGFSWYPKESKASHQLLNLRHLQGHVGQLSELLMLRGIDVDWV
- a CDS encoding winged helix-turn-helix transcriptional regulator → MVDLNTAFAALADPTRRAILARLVQGEATVMDLAQPFDMSQPAVSRHLKVLEGAGLIARRVKGTTRPCRIVPQALSDIDGWLHDLRQGLEANYGRLDRVLSDLSAKENAP
- a CDS encoding SRPBCC domain-containing protein is translated as MSKLELKLEGDTDVVVTRRFAAPPALLYRAHTDCELIQKWLLGPDGWSMPECRSDARPGGQIRYEWRNAEGHGFHLTGEFIELEAPRRIVHVERMFLPDPTPDNRVETVFEADGEGTVMTMRMSLPSAEVREAMLSTGMEHGMEASYVRLEESDWRGW
- a CDS encoding DUF2721 domain-containing protein, translating into MGSEGSPFAALTLIVAPAILTNACSVLILSTSNRLARTVDRARVLVGQIEAAAPGTVSHLLEAQRSAESRAIMLAKALRLTYSSLGGFAGAALASVFGAVSTTGPAWLETLLQGLALLLGLAAVSGLTAAAVILVQESRATVAQLQRESEQMERRRSSY
- a CDS encoding DinB family protein, whose product is MPIDVSRYTSPLSRTPRELRTIVQGRTDEELASRHAADVVSPRQAVGHLLLCECEGWIERVKFVLDPQSVSPMDEVAELARIRTLSLDQTLDEFEERRLMAIDRLRGLGLSEDDLERSYDDEEIGPFTVRSVLACWVAHDHYHLGQIYKSFAALWKDEIGPWQAFLNLPNFN
- a CDS encoding META domain-containing protein translates to MSIVLPLIATAVFLQSPMEGSFSGTVTYRSRMALPTGSVLVVALDRFAGPDHSNVTEVRMNLGGKQVPVAFALPYTGLKTQGTRYGVRAEIRHEGRVLFSSPSTRSVQPGQKSKIGLVLVPAAQADTPKIVDTHWELMALDGKPIGSPERPPTLALSRDGKLQGFGGVNRFGGSYVLGERSAQFDPGPMTLMAGPPELMDTESAFVRILPLANRAEVFEGELVLLRGERELARFRKSKGAG
- a CDS encoding TetR/AcrR family transcriptional regulator; amino-acid sequence: MEGKKRIPADARKRQIASSALLVFAKEGFDGATTRKLAEAAGVSEALLYRHFPTKEALYGGLVSVFSERAGDIPALLTRSKPGTGPLVETVYSLTRLILLGAPGRPKDDTVDRLVGQSLLGDGTFAAGFLSSLFEPLVPYLSACLRAAWAEGDLQALEGPPELPCYLMHHLAGAVALFRLPGRPLLPTDDPETLFRQTVLFSCRGLGLTSAALDRHLDFDRLDRSFVTTLTPPTPHEDS
- a CDS encoding DUF1905 domain-containing protein, whose protein sequence is MTIEVTGSIWYWRGPAPFHFVTVPAEESQGIKEVSSKVTYGWGVIPVRVRCRATEWTTSLFPKDGLYLVPIKDKVRRAESLQEGDEVSLTVVVETRS
- a CDS encoding OFA family MFS transporter, which produces MPDVAPHTVERQRATGLLDKERTVARPGFNRWLVPPAALAIHLSIGMAYGFSVFWLPLSKAVGITAPVPGDWSVSSLGWMFTLFFVFLGSSAAVFGRWLERNGPRKAGVAAAVCWGGGFFVSAMGIHLHQIFLLWIGSGVIGGCGLGLGYISPVSTLIKWFPDKRGMATGMAIMGFGGGAMIGAPLADVLIKHFASPTSVGVFETFLTLGTVYFVAMMSGAFLYRVPPPDWTPEGWAPPEPDVTTMITRGHVHVDQAHRTPQFWLLWAVLCLNVSAGIGVIGMASPMLQEVFGGRLIGVDGPLSALSEAETLRTATVGAAFAGLLSLFNILGRIGWASLSDTLGRKRTYFVFFALGTLLYALAPAAAGTKNVAVFVALFCVILTMYGGGFATIPAYLADLFGTQHVGAIHGRLLTAWSTAGILGPVLVNYIREFQLRRGVPNDAAYNVTMLILAGLLLLGFLANLLVRPVDPKHFMTEDELAKERGVASTRKGPNEVRSWRPTRSSWVTVALAWTLIGLPLGWGVWQTVVKAAALFG
- a CDS encoding DinB family protein, producing MTPTEALLDSWNRQCRIVDNMARIVTPDLLDAKPSEDGWTVAFHLAHIHGTRRYWHMNAAGLDAPVGPSLYTFTEGQDPVPSRDIEEIRARLAESAKLVHDWVAEQVGSGAQKVGNYDHPVYYLQHMVWHEGWHVALLMLAFRLAGQEPDEEWECANVWDLWRLPD
- a CDS encoding G-D-S-L family lipolytic protein; protein product: MGPITALLALTVLVSPSRVQDRPYDRDIAEFRKLDAARRPEKGQILFIGSSSFTRWARLQDAFPGRRVLNRAFGGSTLLDVRARLEDVVFPYQPGQIVLYCGENDFAADNGLAPDAVVGRLIDLFRTVRARLGAVPFVYVSMKPSPSRWHLAPKFRSANDGIRAFLGKQSKTVYVDVWPVMLGKDGRPREELFVDDKLHMNDKGYALWTPLLDKVLVRPVRATDRSKRDGPGEVPWWTGGRPTARS